A region of Labeo rohita strain BAU-BD-2019 unplaced genomic scaffold, IGBB_LRoh.1.0 scaffold_79, whole genome shotgun sequence DNA encodes the following proteins:
- the zgc:113516 gene encoding ethanolamine kinase 1 isoform X2, with product MGCYVGSLIQGPVLLVRVYGQMTELFMDRDKEMEMFQVLHKHGCGPELYCSFTNGICYEFVRGVVLDDILLRQPSVYRLIAREMGKIHSIKSGETGNSSPVLWSRLSQFLDLVQRSGAPEQQKSSTHVEAPCLKIIIKEMEELKSHLTHINSPVVLCHNDLLTKNVIYNQEEGTVKFIDYEYADFNYQAYDIGNHFNEFAGISNVDSSLYPSCELQFDWLTAYLESFKWFNGVDSTVTKKEVQELYVQVCKFSLVAHLFWCLWALLQAKHSTIDFDFQRYAMARFNYYFEKKQEFFGMKLP from the exons ATGGGCTGCTATGTGGGGTCTCTGATACAAGGCCCTGTTTTACTGGTGAGGGTTTATGGGCAGATGACTGAGCTTTTTATGGACCGAGATAAGGAAATGGAGATGTTCCAGGTCCTACACAAACATGGCTGTGGCCCGGAACTGTACTGCAGTTTCACCAATGGTATCTGCTATGAGTTCGTCAGAGGAGTCGTACTGGACGACATACTGCTCAGACAGCCGTCTGTTTACAG ACTGATCGCAAGAGAAATGGGGAAAATCCATTCAATAAAGTCTGGAGAAACTGGAAACAGTTCACCCGTTTTGTGGTCTAGATTGTCCCAGTTCCTCGATCTGGTCCAGAGGTCTGGTGCTCCTGAACAGCAAAA ATCCAGTACCCATGTGGAGGCACCTTGCCTAAAAATTATCATCAAAGAGATGGAGGAACTGAAGAGTCATCTTACCCACATCAACTCCCCAGTAGTACTATGTCATAATGATCTCCTGACTAAAAATGTCATCTATAACCAAGAAGAGG GCACAGTAAAATTCATTGACTATGAATATGCAGATTTCAATTACCAAGCGTATGACATTGGAAACCATTTCAATGAATTTGCag gtaTCAGTAATGTTGACTCCAGCCTATACCCTAGCTGTGAACTTCAGTTTGATTGGCTTACGGCTTATCTGGAGAGTTTCAAGTGGTTTAATGGTGTGGATTCAACTGTCACCAAGAAAGAGGTCCAGGAACTTTATGTACAAGTCTGCAAGTTCTCCTTG gtGGCTCATTTATTTTGGTGTCTATGGGCTCTTCTGCAGGCAAAACATTCCACTATTGACTTTGACTTCCAGAG